In Methanonatronarchaeum thermophilum, a genomic segment contains:
- a CDS encoding ABC transporter ATP-binding protein, with translation MSCDFAVRTVGLSKRFGDLWAVRDLDLEISMGSVYGFLGPNGSGKTTTMRMLTTLTKPTSGSAEIMGVDIQDRERVIGKIGYLPEQPPLFEELSGLEQLSYVSKLYGLSSDVAGERIEYYLRKLDMVDAAGRKIEGYSKGMRQKIGIIQAVIHKPEVVFLDEPTSGLDPKSARTVKDLISELSGSSETTVFLSTHILSVVDELSDKVGVLKNGDLVTEGAPEDLKKKVESGESRSLEEVFLSVTADHKEESKGR, from the coding sequence ATGAGTTGTGATTTTGCTGTTAGAACTGTTGGTTTGTCGAAAAGGTTTGGTGATTTGTGGGCGGTTAGGGATTTGGATTTGGAGATCTCTATGGGGAGTGTGTATGGTTTTTTGGGGCCTAATGGGTCTGGTAAGACAACTACGATGAGGATGCTTACGACTCTCACTAAACCTACATCTGGCTCGGCAGAGATCATGGGTGTTGATATTCAGGATAGGGAGCGGGTTATAGGTAAGATTGGTTATCTGCCTGAACAACCGCCTTTGTTTGAGGAGCTTAGTGGGTTGGAGCAGCTTAGTTATGTTTCTAAGTTATATGGTTTGTCGAGCGATGTTGCAGGTGAAAGAATTGAGTATTATCTTAGGAAGTTGGATATGGTTGATGCTGCAGGACGTAAGATTGAGGGATATTCCAAAGGTATGCGTCAGAAAATAGGTATTATACAGGCCGTTATCCATAAACCAGAAGTTGTTTTTCTGGATGAACCGACCAGTGGTCTTGACCCAAAATCAGCTAGAACTGTAAAAGATCTTATCTCGGAGCTTTCTGGTTCCAGTGAAACCACTGTTTTTCTCTCCACCCACATTCTGTCCGTTGTTGATGAGTTGTCAGATAAAGTTGGTGTTTTAAAGAACGGTGATCTGGTTACTGAGGGCGCTCCAGAAGACCTCAAAAAGAAGGTTGAGAGTGGAGAGTCCAGGAGTCTGGAAGAGGTATTTCTCTCCGTTACTGCCGACCATAAAGAAGAAAGTAAAGGTAGATAA
- a CDS encoding LiaF transmembrane domain-containing protein, with protein MKKIPLQAIFALILVFLGLLLLLRTTGIYDTTSLIKYTPTLFVLFGAYILIKSKFQNLSGPILIILIFGLLQLYLIDLLTTAMIRDWWPLIIIAIGLSILLNWFKSKTIKKEQTDYIDLFAMFGGIETRITSKEFVGGSSTAIFGDIQLDLRDSKPKHKQTTINSIVLFGDTEIKVPNEWQLKINITPILGDVHDKRTRKQKPTENKPKTLEIKGIVSFGDIKITD; from the coding sequence ATGAAGAAAATACCACTTCAAGCAATATTCGCTTTAATACTTGTGTTTTTAGGTCTATTACTACTTCTACGGACAACAGGAATCTATGACACAACCAGCTTAATCAAATACACACCAACCCTATTCGTTCTATTTGGAGCATACATACTGATAAAAAGTAAATTCCAAAACCTCTCCGGACCGATCCTAATAATCTTAATATTCGGACTACTACAACTCTACCTAATAGACCTACTAACCACAGCAATGATAAGAGATTGGTGGCCCCTAATAATCATAGCAATAGGCCTCTCAATACTGCTAAACTGGTTCAAATCAAAAACAATTAAAAAAGAACAAACAGACTACATCGACCTCTTCGCAATGTTCGGAGGAATAGAAACAAGAATAACATCAAAAGAATTCGTAGGAGGAAGTTCAACAGCAATATTCGGAGACATACAACTCGACCTAAGAGACTCAAAACCAAAACACAAACAAACAACCATCAACAGCATAGTACTATTCGGAGACACCGAAATCAAAGTACCAAACGAATGGCAACTAAAAATAAACATAACACCAATACTCGGAGACGTACACGACAAAAGAACAAGAAAACAAAAACCCACAGAAAACAAACCCAAAACCCTCGAAATAAAAGGAATAGTATCCTTCGGCGACATAAAAATAACAGACTAA
- a CDS encoding LiaF transmembrane domain-containing protein, with protein MKKITFQAVLAVILIAIGVILLLETTGIYDTTHLIKYTPTLFVLFGIYAIIKSKLTNILGPLIIILFFGILQLLILNLITTTVIREWWPLIIVAIGLLILINWLQVSKIKGKETDTIDLFTMLGGHETLNTSNNFKGGNITAILGSVNIDLRDAEIKNPPATINCIVILGGAEIKIPEGWEVKNNITPILGAVEDTRLRTEKQTENKKQEITINGIVLLGGLDIKD; from the coding sequence ATGAAAAAAATAACATTTCAAGCAGTATTAGCCGTAATACTCATAGCTATAGGTGTAATACTATTATTAGAAACCACAGGAATCTATGACACAACCCACCTAATCAAATACACACCAACCCTGTTCGTACTTTTCGGCATCTACGCAATAATAAAAAGCAAACTAACAAACATCTTAGGCCCACTAATAATCATACTCTTTTTCGGAATACTACAGCTACTTATACTCAATTTAATCACAACCACAGTAATCCGTGAATGGTGGCCCCTAATAATCGTAGCAATCGGTTTATTAATACTAATAAACTGGCTTCAAGTATCTAAGATAAAAGGAAAAGAAACCGATACAATCGACCTTTTCACGATGCTCGGTGGACATGAAACACTCAATACATCAAACAACTTCAAAGGGGGAAACATAACCGCAATACTCGGTTCAGTCAACATAGACCTCCGGGACGCAGAAATAAAAAACCCACCCGCAACAATAAACTGCATAGTAATCCTTGGAGGCGCAGAAATAAAAATACCAGAAGGATGGGAAGTCAAAAACAACATCACACCAATACTCGGAGCAGTAGAAGACACAAGACTAAGAACAGAAAAACAAACAGAAAACAAAAAACAAGAAATAACAATAAACGGAATAGTCCTACTAGGAGGACTAGACATAAAAGACTAA
- a CDS encoding PAS domain S-box protein: protein MCSKNQIKALLIDDDPNFLELTKQYIDQKNTKIDIDTTHNPIKILDQNLKKYDCFVCDYKMTPINGIELFEKIKHHKKPFILITGEGCEEVAMEALNTGINRYLPKTNKPNEFYSALTKSIKNEVEKHKTEQKIQRQQAKYKSFIEGNQNPLYIIDQELNIHYTNKAKQNQYTKKQLTNTNYRQHHTKKDTQKLKKKTKKAIKTQETQEYKIQINDKWIHKTISPIKTPKQNKKATVIERDITKQKNQKEKLLKYREIIQQIEDPTMVKNKEGKITHTNKALEKLLQKPKKEIINTKLTKHIPQKTAQKIWRYEKRALEWDETVQFTTQITINQKNPYIQITSTPYKNNDKLTGIIIRWRDITKEKTMEIGLREEIKNRFESENKLQTLLNNIPCPVIYLNKNNTITKTNKEFKKLTGQKNLDGKKPPKPIKKLINRPKNKKQKEIKYTDPKGTKHTLLATTSTYSNPKTQNKIDGTIIVYQDITNIRRIEEREKLIHSIMRHDLKNKIQIIKGYLGLIEEQQNTTKTKKYLNKTQKALNESQTIIQKVRTLRKTETNQKIQPLNLQKTIKKSIKIHRQQLKEKNIKIKNQTQEIYAMADPMLEQAISNLIENSIKHADPTEIKIKTQETPNNIKIKYQDNGKGIPDKQKQKVFHKGYSGQNRSTGLGLHLTKKIIEGYNGQIKLKDTPTGGAEFQIKLKKP from the coding sequence TTGTGTTCTAAAAACCAAATTAAAGCCCTATTAATAGATGATGACCCTAATTTTCTCGAACTCACAAAACAATACATCGACCAGAAAAACACTAAAATAGATATAGACACAACCCACAACCCAATAAAAATCCTCGACCAAAACCTAAAAAAATACGATTGTTTTGTCTGTGACTACAAAATGACACCAATCAACGGCATAGAACTATTCGAGAAAATAAAACACCACAAAAAACCTTTTATTCTAATTACAGGTGAAGGGTGTGAAGAAGTAGCAATGGAAGCACTCAACACAGGAATCAATAGATACCTCCCGAAAACCAACAAACCCAACGAATTCTATTCCGCATTAACAAAATCAATCAAAAACGAAGTAGAAAAACACAAAACTGAACAAAAAATACAGCGCCAACAAGCCAAATACAAATCATTCATAGAAGGAAATCAAAACCCATTGTACATAATCGACCAAGAACTCAACATCCATTACACAAACAAAGCCAAACAAAACCAATATACAAAAAAACAACTAACAAACACAAACTACAGACAACACCACACAAAAAAAGACACACAAAAACTCAAGAAAAAAACAAAAAAAGCCATCAAAACACAAGAAACCCAAGAATACAAAATCCAAATAAACGACAAATGGATACACAAAACAATCTCACCAATAAAAACACCCAAACAAAACAAAAAAGCAACCGTCATAGAAAGAGACATAACCAAACAAAAAAACCAAAAAGAAAAACTACTAAAATACCGAGAAATCATCCAACAAATCGAAGACCCAACAATGGTCAAAAACAAAGAAGGAAAAATAACACACACAAACAAAGCACTCGAAAAACTACTACAAAAACCCAAAAAAGAAATAATAAACACAAAACTCACAAAACACATCCCACAAAAAACTGCCCAAAAAATATGGAGATACGAAAAAAGAGCACTAGAATGGGATGAAACAGTCCAATTTACAACACAAATAACCATCAACCAAAAAAACCCATACATACAGATAACAAGCACCCCATACAAAAACAACGACAAACTAACTGGCATTATAATCAGATGGAGAGACATAACAAAAGAAAAAACGATGGAAATCGGATTAAGAGAAGAAATAAAAAACCGATTCGAATCAGAAAACAAACTCCAAACACTACTAAACAACATACCCTGCCCAGTAATATACCTAAACAAAAACAACACAATAACAAAAACAAACAAAGAGTTCAAAAAACTAACAGGCCAAAAAAACCTCGATGGAAAAAAACCACCAAAACCAATCAAAAAACTAATCAACAGACCTAAAAACAAAAAACAAAAAGAAATCAAATACACCGACCCAAAAGGAACAAAACACACACTACTAGCAACAACCTCAACATACAGCAACCCAAAAACCCAAAACAAAATCGATGGCACCATCATAGTATACCAAGACATAACCAACATCCGACGGATCGAAGAAAGAGAAAAACTAATACACAGCATAATGCGCCACGACCTCAAAAACAAAATACAGATAATCAAAGGCTACCTAGGCCTAATAGAAGAACAACAAAACACAACAAAAACCAAAAAATACCTAAACAAAACCCAAAAAGCCCTCAACGAATCCCAAACAATAATACAGAAAGTGAGAACACTAAGAAAGACAGAAACAAACCAAAAAATCCAACCCCTAAACCTCCAAAAAACAATAAAAAAATCAATCAAAATACACAGGCAACAACTAAAAGAAAAAAACATAAAAATAAAAAACCAAACACAAGAAATCTACGCAATGGCAGACCCAATGCTAGAACAAGCAATCTCAAACCTAATAGAAAACTCAATAAAACACGCAGACCCCACAGAAATAAAAATAAAAACCCAAGAAACCCCAAACAACATAAAAATAAAATACCAAGACAACGGAAAAGGAATACCAGACAAACAAAAACAAAAAGTATTCCATAAAGGCTATAGCGGACAAAATAGATCAACAGGACTAGGACTACACCTAACCAAAAAAATAATAGAAGGATACAACGGACAAATAAAACTCAAAGACACACCAACAGGAGGAGCCGAATTCCAAATCAAACTCAAAAAACCCTAA
- a CDS encoding DUF4870 domain-containing protein, whose translation MSGFGGSGTVSGLSENVVGALCYLVWFFTGFLFYFIEGDNRFVRFHAVQSIFVFGLILVFTVFLNLLGVVSGLPVVGWFLGFLVVLAQILLGLVSFVLWIYLMYSAYKGEWTWVPFVTVWVERFV comes from the coding sequence ATGAGTGGTTTTGGTGGTTCTGGGACTGTGTCTGGTTTGAGTGAGAATGTAGTTGGTGCTTTGTGTTATTTGGTTTGGTTTTTTACTGGTTTTTTGTTTTATTTTATTGAAGGGGATAATCGTTTTGTTCGTTTTCATGCTGTTCAATCGATTTTTGTTTTTGGTTTGATTTTGGTTTTTACTGTTTTTTTGAATTTGTTGGGTGTGGTTTCAGGTTTGCCTGTTGTTGGTTGGTTTTTGGGTTTTTTGGTTGTTTTGGCTCAGATTTTGTTGGGGTTGGTTTCGTTTGTTTTGTGGATTTATTTGATGTATTCTGCTTATAAGGGTGAGTGGACTTGGGTGCCTTTTGTTACTGTGTGGGTTGAGCGGTTTGTTTGA
- a CDS encoding DUF4870 domain-containing protein, with translation MSENSETSTGLSPNIAGALSYLFGFITGILFYFIEKDNEFVRYHAVQSIVVFGGLFVVYVVLGIVGTALTIGFLGSIIGLLVWLFMLVLGLLSFVLWLYLMYKAYKGEKTRLPVVSQWTDKYSGKKIAA, from the coding sequence TTGAGTGAAAATTCTGAAACAAGTACTGGTTTGTCACCTAATATAGCAGGAGCTCTTAGCTATCTATTTGGATTTATTACGGGGATATTGTTTTATTTCATCGAGAAGGATAATGAGTTTGTTAGATACCATGCAGTGCAGTCTATAGTTGTGTTCGGTGGGCTATTCGTAGTTTACGTGGTTTTAGGAATTGTTGGTACAGCGCTGACTATCGGTTTTCTTGGGTCTATAATCGGTTTGTTGGTTTGGCTATTTATGTTAGTCTTGGGATTACTATCATTCGTTTTATGGCTTTATTTAATGTACAAAGCCTACAAAGGCGAGAAAACAAGGTTACCAGTGGTTTCACAATGGACAGATAAATACTCAGGCAAAAAAATCGCAGCGTAA
- a CDS encoding TspO/MBR family protein — protein MASKLKKIKQYPQKNPILSLIIAILLCEAAGISGSIFTAMGLEPWYQELAKPELTPPGTLISIIWIILFALMGIAIWLIWRQSTQQNVKTPVTLFTIQFIINIMWSAIFFGLQSLTGGMITITLLWIAILLTIISFYKIDKKAAALMIPYILWVTIAAALNLSFIILN, from the coding sequence ATGGCCAGCAAACTAAAGAAAATCAAACAATACCCCCAAAAAAACCCAATACTCTCCCTAATAATAGCCATACTCCTCTGCGAAGCCGCAGGCATATCAGGAAGCATATTCACCGCCATGGGACTAGAACCATGGTACCAAGAACTAGCCAAACCAGAACTAACACCACCAGGAACACTCATAAGCATAATCTGGATCATACTATTCGCCCTAATGGGAATCGCAATCTGGCTAATATGGAGACAAAGCACCCAACAAAACGTAAAAACCCCAGTCACCCTATTCACAATCCAATTCATAATCAACATAATGTGGTCCGCCATATTCTTCGGCCTACAATCACTAACAGGCGGAATGATAACAATCACCCTACTCTGGATAGCAATCCTCCTAACAATAATCTCCTTCTACAAAATCGACAAAAAAGCAGCAGCACTCATGATACCCTACATACTATGGGTAACAATAGCAGCAGCACTAAACCTCAGCTTCATAATACTAAACTAA
- a CDS encoding Ig-like domain-containing protein — MKYLLDEKGQAEIIGVILIISIIVIAFSLIQSGMVPQWNQEIEFNHYQDVNDDIQKLHNVMERVAAQGHSESAEIQLGTTYPERGPLINPPPAQGTLQTYDTQITINNATAKQTDAQCYWNGTEKSFNTQGLMYTPNYNYQEGTPPIHIEHNTLITAYPENPEIQKQNLITGDKINQILLKGQHEKTGYEKTGYTLESLGIYPKSAPPNTVAMESTEQENIEITLQTKLPQAYEELNETETVESVNITDHQEVTITLTKEETFYFKTTALSLDEDATPEPEYIMTYDHDRNNTAPTTIEVEVRDQYNNPLPGQKVNFTTGDITQNDLDDEVKIYNEYTKTDERGIAKTLVTVDQQENVDAVIPIISQLSPYAGNCSWTYNNIIIGNPDLDEIDEPEPPVDWELKIEEMDIQNANSFTLTLSHTKDEGIDKDTPVYITIENGGGWEEETYTFENITVEDFSNEDFPNEEWESGMEISKDFDDDYDFVDNNNMKNIEIISVEIKGVADSWSDNDF, encoded by the coding sequence ATGAAATACCTACTGGATGAAAAAGGACAAGCCGAAATAATCGGCGTAATACTAATAATATCAATAATAGTCATAGCCTTCTCCCTCATCCAGTCAGGAATGGTCCCACAATGGAACCAAGAAATAGAATTCAACCACTACCAAGACGTCAACGACGACATCCAGAAACTACATAACGTAATGGAACGCGTAGCCGCACAAGGCCACAGCGAATCAGCAGAAATACAACTAGGAACAACATACCCAGAAAGAGGACCACTAATCAACCCACCACCAGCCCAAGGAACACTCCAAACATACGACACACAAATAACAATAAACAACGCAACAGCAAAACAAACCGACGCACAATGCTACTGGAATGGGACCGAGAAAAGTTTTAACACCCAAGGCTTGATGTACACACCTAACTACAACTACCAAGAAGGAACACCACCAATCCACATCGAACACAACACACTAATAACAGCATACCCCGAAAACCCAGAAATACAAAAACAAAACCTAATAACAGGAGACAAAATAAACCAAATCCTCCTAAAAGGACAACACGAAAAAACAGGATACGAAAAAACAGGATACACCCTCGAATCCCTAGGAATCTACCCAAAATCAGCACCACCAAACACAGTAGCAATGGAATCCACAGAACAAGAAAACATAGAGATCACCCTACAAACAAAACTACCACAAGCCTATGAAGAACTAAACGAAACAGAAACAGTCGAATCAGTTAATATAACCGATCATCAAGAAGTAACAATAACATTAACAAAAGAAGAAACATTCTATTTCAAAACTACAGCCCTATCCCTAGATGAAGATGCAACTCCAGAACCAGAATACATAATGACTTATGACCACGACCGCAACAATACAGCACCAACAACAATTGAAGTAGAAGTAAGAGACCAATACAACAACCCACTACCAGGACAAAAAGTCAACTTTACAACTGGTGATATAACGCAGAATGATTTAGACGACGAAGTAAAAATATACAATGAATACACAAAGACGGACGAGAGAGGTATAGCAAAAACCTTAGTAACTGTTGACCAACAAGAAAATGTAGATGCAGTTATACCAATAATCTCTCAACTTTCACCATATGCTGGAAATTGTAGTTGGACTTATAATAATATAATTATTGGAAATCCTGATTTAGATGAAATAGATGAACCTGAACCACCTGTAGATTGGGAATTAAAAATAGAAGAAATGGACATACAAAATGCTAATAGTTTCACTTTAACCTTAAGCCATACTAAAGATGAAGGAATCGATAAAGATACTCCAGTTTACATAACAATAGAAAATGGCGGCGGTTGGGAGGAAGAAACCTATACTTTTGAGAATATTACCGTTGAAGATTTCTCTAATGAAGATTTCCCTAATGAGGAGTGGGAGAGCGGTATGGAAATAAGCAAAGATTTTGATGACGATTATGATTTCGTTGATAATAATAATATGAAAAATATTGAAATTATTAGTGTTGAAATTAAAGGCGTTGCAGATTCATGGAGTGATAACGATTTTTAA
- a CDS encoding heavy metal translocating P-type ATPase, with amino-acid sequence MSSIREVSVDVEGMSCASCAKGIERSLGKVGGVMDVDVDLMSSSAYICFDSNKVDLDDLLDTIEDGGYEVHGYKGVEGELSSIQLGIEGMTCTSCAQKIERELNKLQGVSSATVNFAAETAVIEYSSEEINENRFKEVVEKTGYKVVEEGGSYTYNVEDSWRQMVIAWAFTLPIMVWMVPEMFYGVAWPNMEIYNAGIILLTIPVLFFAGKKTIIQASKSILNLNPNMDLLIAIGSFAAFITGPLIFLGATVLNFTPIASMIMAFHLTGRWIEAKAKGRASEAIRGLMELEPETANLITDEGEELVSISRINVGDKVAVRPGEKIPVDGVVVKGEGAVDESMATGESMPITKQPGDEVIGSTVNQDGYLEVEATKIGEDTFLSQVIEMVKEAQSKKVPIQKFADRVTRYFVPTILALATITFFLWWLAPQQAMFIAQPLDQYLFWVDTTMSPIMLALYAAIATLVIACPCALGLATPTALIVGSGKGAENGILIRKGEAIQTLKDVNTILLDKTGTLTEGKMSVTDIKPTKQNTKQKLLSYAATAETRSEHTIARAITEKAKQQNIEIQEPDDFQVIKGKGVIATKNNKKITVGNRTLIKEQTDNQPQETEETLQKLENQGKTGILIAIDNEVIGVIAIYDKLKPDAKKTLQNLKQKGYKLKMITGDNKRTAKAIAREAGINQVHAEVMPDEKASEVQKLQKQTKGKIAMVGDGINDAPALAQADIGIAIGTGTDIAIESADIVLIKGQLQGIQKAIKLSQKTFQKIKQNLWWALGYNTTMIPLAIIGILHPVFAPAAMAASSASVILNSNRLKNKKI; translated from the coding sequence ATGAGTAGTATTAGAGAGGTTAGTGTTGATGTTGAAGGGATGTCGTGTGCTTCTTGTGCTAAAGGTATTGAGAGGTCTCTGGGTAAGGTTGGTGGGGTGATGGATGTTGATGTTGATTTGATGTCCAGTTCTGCTTATATCTGTTTTGATTCAAATAAGGTTGATTTAGATGATCTTTTAGATACCATTGAAGATGGTGGTTACGAAGTTCATGGTTACAAAGGAGTTGAGGGAGAGTTAAGTTCTATACAATTAGGCATTGAAGGAATGACTTGTACTTCCTGTGCTCAAAAGATTGAGAGGGAGCTGAACAAACTTCAGGGTGTTTCTAGTGCCACAGTTAATTTTGCAGCTGAAACAGCAGTTATAGAATACAGTTCTGAAGAAATAAATGAAAATAGATTCAAGGAAGTTGTAGAGAAAACAGGATATAAAGTAGTTGAGGAAGGCGGAAGTTACACCTATAACGTAGAAGATAGTTGGCGCCAGATGGTTATTGCTTGGGCATTCACCCTTCCAATCATGGTTTGGATGGTTCCAGAAATGTTCTATGGAGTCGCTTGGCCCAACATGGAGATATACAACGCTGGAATAATACTATTAACAATACCTGTCTTGTTTTTCGCCGGAAAAAAAACAATCATACAAGCCTCAAAAAGCATCCTTAACTTGAATCCAAACATGGATCTATTGATAGCTATAGGTTCTTTTGCGGCTTTTATTACCGGGCCATTGATATTTTTAGGAGCAACCGTCTTGAACTTCACCCCTATAGCAAGCATGATAATGGCTTTCCACTTAACAGGTAGGTGGATTGAAGCTAAAGCTAAAGGCCGTGCTTCTGAAGCCATACGTGGATTAATGGAGCTTGAACCAGAAACCGCCAACCTAATAACCGATGAAGGAGAAGAACTTGTTTCAATCAGCAGGATAAACGTTGGAGATAAAGTTGCTGTAAGACCTGGAGAAAAAATACCAGTAGACGGGGTTGTCGTAAAAGGAGAGGGGGCGGTCGATGAATCAATGGCTACAGGTGAATCAATGCCCATAACAAAACAACCAGGAGACGAAGTCATCGGATCAACCGTCAACCAAGACGGATATCTAGAGGTAGAAGCAACCAAAATAGGGGAAGACACATTCCTCTCACAAGTCATCGAGATGGTTAAAGAAGCCCAATCCAAGAAAGTTCCAATCCAAAAATTCGCAGACAGAGTAACACGATACTTCGTACCAACAATACTAGCCCTAGCAACCATAACCTTCTTTCTCTGGTGGCTAGCCCCACAACAAGCAATGTTCATAGCCCAACCACTAGACCAATACCTATTCTGGGTTGACACCACCATGTCACCCATAATGCTAGCCCTATACGCAGCAATAGCCACCCTCGTAATAGCCTGTCCATGCGCCCTCGGACTAGCAACACCAACAGCCCTAATAGTAGGAAGTGGAAAAGGAGCCGAAAACGGCATACTAATCAGAAAAGGAGAAGCAATACAAACACTAAAAGACGTAAACACAATACTCCTAGACAAAACAGGAACACTAACAGAAGGAAAAATGTCAGTAACCGACATCAAACCAACAAAACAAAACACAAAACAAAAACTACTTAGTTATGCAGCAACGGCCGAAACACGTTCAGAACACACAATAGCCCGCGCAATCACAGAAAAAGCCAAACAACAAAACATAGAGATACAAGAACCCGACGACTTCCAAGTAATAAAAGGAAAAGGCGTTATCGCAACAAAAAACAACAAAAAAATCACCGTAGGAAACCGAACACTAATAAAAGAACAGACAGACAACCAACCACAAGAAACAGAAGAAACACTCCAAAAACTCGAAAACCAAGGAAAAACCGGCATACTGATAGCAATCGACAACGAAGTAATCGGAGTCATAGCAATCTACGACAAACTCAAGCCAGACGCAAAAAAAACACTCCAAAACCTAAAACAAAAAGGCTACAAACTAAAAATGATCACAGGAGACAACAAACGAACAGCAAAAGCAATCGCAAGAGAAGCAGGAATCAATCAAGTACACGCAGAAGTCATGCCCGACGAAAAAGCCAGCGAAGTACAGAAACTACAGAAACAAACAAAAGGAAAAATCGCGATGGTAGGAGACGGAATAAACGACGCACCAGCACTAGCACAAGCCGACATAGGAATCGCAATAGGAACAGGAACAGACATAGCAATAGAATCAGCAGACATCGTACTAATAAAAGGCCAACTACAAGGAATACAAAAAGCAATCAAACTATCACAAAAAACATTCCAAAAAATAAAACAAAACCTCTGGTGGGCCCTAGGCTACAACACAACAATGATACCACTAGCAATAATCGGAATACTACACCCAGTATTCGCACCAGCAGCAATGGCAGCAAGCTCAGCATCAGTCATACTAAACTCAAACAGACTAAAAAACAAAAAAATCTAA
- a CDS encoding type IV pilin — translation MDFNKIKSDLKKEDGVSPVVGVILMVAIVVLLAAIVAAFVFGVVTIPSPTPQASLAVDDATWEDEKLNVTLLHQSGSTLDALDTKIVITDLNNTDNVNTTTLSDWSNVEDDWSTGERINITIEDDDFKDYPDEIEVRVIDEPSGGTISVMTSTVTEL, via the coding sequence ATGGATTTTAATAAAATAAAAAGCGACCTAAAGAAAGAAGACGGAGTAAGCCCTGTAGTGGGTGTAATACTAATGGTCGCTATAGTCGTTCTACTCGCCGCAATCGTCGCAGCATTCGTCTTCGGAGTAGTCACAATCCCAAGCCCAACACCACAAGCATCACTAGCGGTAGACGACGCAACATGGGAAGACGAAAAGTTGAATGTAACTTTACTGCATCAGTCAGGCAGTACGCTTGATGCCCTTGATACTAAGATAGTCATAACAGACCTAAACAACACAGATAACGTCAACACAACAACCCTGAGTGACTGGTCTAATGTTGAGGATGACTGGTCAACTGGAGAGAGAATAAACATCACTATTGAAGATGACGATTTCAAGGATTATCCTGATGAGATTGAGGTTCGTGTGATTGATGAGCCTTCTGGTGGAACTATCAGTGTGATGACTTCAACGGTGACTGAGCTTTAA